From the genome of Papaver somniferum cultivar HN1 chromosome 2, ASM357369v1, whole genome shotgun sequence, one region includes:
- the LOC113353848 gene encoding uncharacterized protein LOC113353848: protein MMKVAPKVIVLFRDDKGFGPAMFEALQPNPNFPLEKKETSLEISLEKYGIRDCKASVDLSHFIDNQGSYQVSVLLLQNYKTPVIACVISEILALIRGEDSSSYPTIILPFFVPTAKLSSEVTNSTFISKKVTLYCTQIGPVTDFIQAMLAGVENPPSSLQIDYEPLACLLHSVRVLKLPAVLLIGLGSGHRIKKPIPEDLEVLYEMGEHLASKTCLYFSKDQVNWSPAEKTKESQEPWRALYG from the exons ATGATGAAAGTAGCTCCAAAGGTAATCGTCCTCTTTAGGGATGACAAAGGTTTTGGCCCTGCAATGTTTGAAGCTCTTCAACCTAACCCTAATTTTCCACTTGAGAAGAA AGAAACTTCTTTGGAGATATCGTTAGAGAAGTATGGAATTAGAGATTGCAAGGCTTCTGTTGATCTCTCCCATTTCATTGATAATCAAGGATCCTATCAG gtGTCCGTCCTACTTCTACAAAACTATAAGACACCAGTTATTGCTTGTGTCATTAGTGAAATTTTAGCATTAATCAGAGGGGAAGATTCATCATCTTACCCCACAATCATACTTCCATTCTTTGTACCAACAGCAAAGCTTTCTTCTGAAGtcacaaattcaacatttattAGCAAAAAGGTGACCCTTTACTGTACCCAAATAGGCCCAGTAACAGACTTCATTCAGGCCATGCTTGCTGGAGTAGAGAACCCCCCTTCTTCATTGCAGATTGATTATGAACCTCTAGCATGCTTGCTTCATTCAGTCCGTGTATTGAAGCTGCCGGCTGTTCTTCTCATTGGACTAGGAAGTGGACATCGGATCAAGAAACCTATTCCTGAAGATCTTGAG GTATTATATGAGATGGGAGAGCACTTAGCAAGCAAAACATGTTTGTACTTCTCAAAAGACCAAGTGAACTGGAGCCCTGCGGAGAAAACAAAGGAATCCCAAGAACCATGGCGTGCATTATATGGTTAA